A single region of the Myripristis murdjan chromosome 3, fMyrMur1.1, whole genome shotgun sequence genome encodes:
- the mtch2 gene encoding mitochondrial carrier homolog 2 — MADTCGQIVLGSGLTVLSHPLMYIKVLVQVGHEPLSPTMGRNIFGRQVYQLPGLFAYAKHIIKIDGKAGLFNGLAPRLCAGTIGTVVHSKVVQRCQEQGKFQVMGSGQRAEDGSLENVVNETTKEMIARSCATIVTHPFHVITLRCMVQFIGRETKYSGVFDSIITVYREEGIMGFFAGLIPRLLGDVLSLWICNLLAHLINTYAIDDSMSHTGEIKNCSQAVTGFFASMLTYPFVLVSNLMAVNNCGLAGGLPPYASVYPTWVDCWRHLSKEGNMSRGNSLFFRKLPAGKTYAIDQKRFF, encoded by the exons ATGGCGGACACGTGTGGACAAATAGTGCTGGGTTCAGGGCTCACCGTCCTTTCCCACCCTCTGATGTACATCAAAGTCCTGGTCCAG GTTGGGCAtgagcctctctctcccaccatgGGCAGGAATATATTTGGAAGACAAGTCTACCAACTACCTGGACTGTTTGCTTATG CAAAACACATCATCAAGATAGATGGCAAAGCGGGTCTATTTAACGGGCTGGCCCCAAGGCTCTGTGCTGGCACCATTGGCACGGTTGTACACAGCAAAGTTGTGCAG AGATGTCAAGAACAAGGCAAATTTCAG GTAATGGGCAGTGGTCAGAGGGCTGAGGATGGCTCCCTAGAGAATGTTGTCAATGAG ACAACCAAAGAGATGATTGCTCGCTCCTGTGCCACCATCGTCACACATCCCTTCCATG TGATCACTTTGCGATGCATGGTCCAGTTTATCGGGAGAGAAACAAAATACAGTGGTGTGTTTGACTCCATCATCACCGTCTACAGAGAAGAAGGCATCATGGGCTTCTTCGC TGGTTTGATCCCTCGCCTACTAGGAGACGTCCTGTCTCTGTGGATCTGCAACCTGCTGGCTCATCTCATCAATACGTACGCCATTGATGACTCA ATGAGTCACACAGGAGAAATCAAGAACTGCTCTCAGGCTGTGACAGGG TTCTTTGCTAGTATGCTCACATACccttttgttttggtgtcaaaCCTTATGGCTGTGAATAACTGTGG GCTTGCCGGAGGCCTTCCTCCCTATGCATCAGTATACCCCACCTGGGTGGACTGCTGGAGGCATCTAAGCAAAGAG GGCAACATGAGCAGAGGCAACAGTTTATTTTTCCGGAAACTTCCAGCAGGAAAGACGTACGCAATCGACCagaagagatttttttaa
- the LOC115354928 gene encoding low choriolytic enzyme-like isoform X1, which produces MCSVLQLAVLTLVFCSVHSFTIQASQEKSDEASGNSIDDDEFSVSTLIEKANANVGKDENDPKVMFGDIAVYTGLQSADPCTARGCLWPKSSDGNVYVAYRISNQYSQRERNTIVQGLRSFSRSTCIRFTPRRRQRDFVDIQSRSGCFSFVGRRGNGQVVSLSRRGCVFQSVIQHELLHALGFNHEQTRSDRDQHVRILLQNVIRGQEHNFRRIRNSRNLGTPYDYNSVMHYGRFAFSSNRQPTIVPVPNPNVAIGRANQMSPTDILRVNRLYACNSTASLTDLYL; this is translated from the exons ATGTGCTCCGTCCTCCAGCTTGCAGTGCTGACCCTTGTTTTCTGCTCAGTCCACAGCTTTACCATACAG GCTTCACAAGAGAAGAGTGATGAAGCCTCTG GTAACAGCATCGATGATGATGAGTTCTCAGTCTCAACGCTGATTGAGAAGGCCAACGCTAATGTTG GTAAGGACGAAAACGACCCAAAGGTGATGTTTGGAGACATTGCGGTGTACACCGGCCTGCAGAGCGCTGATCCCTGCACAGCCAGAGGCTGCCTGTGGCCCAAATCATCTGATGGCAATGTCTACGTGGCGTACCGCATCTCCAACCAGTACT CCCAAAGGGAGAGAAACACCATCGTCCAGGGCCTGCGGTCGTTTTCCCGCTCCACCTGCATCCGCTTCACCCCtcggaggaggcagagggactTTGTGGACATCCAGTCCCGCTCAGG GTGTTTCTCGTTCGTCGGCCGTCGTGGCAATGGCCAGGTGGTGTCTCTGAGTCGCAGGGGCTGTGTTTTCCAGTCTGTCATCCAGCACGAGCTCCTCCACGCTCTGGGCTTCAACCACGAGCAGACCCGCTCCGACCGGGACCAGCACgtccgcatcctgctgcagAACGTCATCCGTG GACAAGAGCACAATTTCCGGAGGATTCGAAACAGCAGGAACCTCGGCACTCCATACGACTACAACTCTGTCATGCACTATGGAAG GTTTGCCTTCTCTAGCAACAGACAGCCCACCATCGTGCCAGTCCCCAACCCAAATGTAGCCATCGGCAGGGCCAACCAGATGAGCCCTACTGACATCCTGAGGGTGAACCGCCTCTACGCCTGCA ATTCAACTGCCTCCTTAACTGACCTGTACCTGTGA
- the LOC115354928 gene encoding low choriolytic enzyme-like isoform X2, with protein MCSVLQLAVLTLVFCSVHSFTIQASQEKSDEASGNSIDDDEFSVSTLIEKANANVGKDENDPKVMFGDIAVYTGLQSADPCTARGCLWPKSSDGNVYVAYRISNQYSQRERNTIVQGLRSFSRSTCIRFTPRRRQRDFVDIQSRSGCFSFVGRRGNGQVVSLSRRGCVFQSVIQHELLHALGFNHEQTRSDRDQHVRILLQNVIRGQEHNFRRIRNSRNLGTPYDYNSVMHYGRFAFSSNRQPTIVPVPNPNVAIGRANQMSPTDILRVNRLYACRRSD; from the exons ATGTGCTCCGTCCTCCAGCTTGCAGTGCTGACCCTTGTTTTCTGCTCAGTCCACAGCTTTACCATACAG GCTTCACAAGAGAAGAGTGATGAAGCCTCTG GTAACAGCATCGATGATGATGAGTTCTCAGTCTCAACGCTGATTGAGAAGGCCAACGCTAATGTTG GTAAGGACGAAAACGACCCAAAGGTGATGTTTGGAGACATTGCGGTGTACACCGGCCTGCAGAGCGCTGATCCCTGCACAGCCAGAGGCTGCCTGTGGCCCAAATCATCTGATGGCAATGTCTACGTGGCGTACCGCATCTCCAACCAGTACT CCCAAAGGGAGAGAAACACCATCGTCCAGGGCCTGCGGTCGTTTTCCCGCTCCACCTGCATCCGCTTCACCCCtcggaggaggcagagggactTTGTGGACATCCAGTCCCGCTCAGG GTGTTTCTCGTTCGTCGGCCGTCGTGGCAATGGCCAGGTGGTGTCTCTGAGTCGCAGGGGCTGTGTTTTCCAGTCTGTCATCCAGCACGAGCTCCTCCACGCTCTGGGCTTCAACCACGAGCAGACCCGCTCCGACCGGGACCAGCACgtccgcatcctgctgcagAACGTCATCCGTG GACAAGAGCACAATTTCCGGAGGATTCGAAACAGCAGGAACCTCGGCACTCCATACGACTACAACTCTGTCATGCACTATGGAAG GTTTGCCTTCTCTAGCAACAGACAGCCCACCATCGTGCCAGTCCCCAACCCAAATGTAGCCATCGGCAGGGCCAACCAGATGAGCCCTACTGACATCCTGAGGGTGAACCGCCTCTACGCCTGCA GGAGATCTGACTGA
- the LOC115380461 gene encoding low choriolytic enzyme-like, whose amino-acid sequence MSALRFTAFALLLLSAGCWAEDHNMGEEDDSGELSVSDLLERANSNLIPSVDEPILIGGDIAVDSESEKNADPCTSRGCMWGKWTDGKVYIPYYITNHFSSREKAIITRGLESFSSVSCIRFRPSRSSDRDWLSIESQNGCYSYVGRRGGKQVVSLARRGCLYHGTVQHELLHALGFNHEQTRSDRDSHIRVLLENVQSGKEHNFRKIATLNQGTPYDYNSVMQYRRTAFSKNNKPTMVPIPNPNVSFGNAKEMSRNDIARLNTLYKCCEFTNPATGLDTPRHPHVLMQLTRTSIQLLHTGG is encoded by the exons ATGTCTGCTCTCAGGTTCACCGCCTTCGCCCTGCTGTTGTTGTCTGCCGGCTGCTGGGCCGAAGATCAC AATATGGGAGAAGAGGATGACTCAGGGGAactttctgtctctgacctTCTGGAGAGAGCCAACAGTAATCTCA TCCCGTCTGTGGATGAGCCCATCCTGATTGGAGGAGACATTGCTGTTGACAGCGAGAGTGAGAAAAATGCAGATCCCTGCACGTCCCGAGGCTGCATGTGGGGGAAGTGGACGGATGGGAAGGTTTACATCCCCTACTACATCACCAACCACTTCT CCTCCCGTGAGAAGGCCATCATCACCCGCGGCCTGGAGTCCTTCTCCTCCGTCTCCTGCATCCGCTTCAGGCCCAGCCGCAGCTCCGACCGCGACTGGCTGAGCATCGAGTCCCAGAATGG GTGCTACTCGTACGTTGGCCGTCGCGGTGGGAAGCAGGTTGTGTCTCTGGCCCGTCGTGGTTGCCTTTACCACGGCACCGTCCAGCACGAGCTGCTCCACGCTCTGGGCTTCAACCACGAGCAGACCCGCTCCGACAGGGACAGCCATATCAGGGTCCTGCTGGAGAACGTCCAGTCTG GCAAGGAGCACAACTTCAGGAAGATTGCCACCCTGAACCAGGGCACTCCCTACGATTACAACTCTGTCATGCAGTACCGCAG AACTGCCTTCTCTAAGAACAACAAGCCCACCATGGTCCCCATCCCCAACCCCAACGTGTCTTTTGGCAACGCCAAGGAGATGAGCCGCAACGACATCGCCCGGCTCAACACGCTCTACAAATGCTGTGAGTTCACAAACCCTGCCACAGGCCTAGACACTCCCCGTCATCCTCACGTCCTGATGCAGCTCACA AGGACGTCCATTCAGCTGCTCCACACAGGAGGATGA